A genomic window from Equus caballus isolate H_3958 breed thoroughbred chromosome 5, TB-T2T, whole genome shotgun sequence includes:
- the CERS2 gene encoding ceramide synthase 2 has translation MLQTLYDYFWWERLWLPVNLTWADLEDRDGRVYAKASDLYVTLPLALLFLIVRYFFELYVATPLAALLNVKEKTRLRAPPNPTLEHFYLTSGKQPKQAEVELLSRRSGLSGRQVERWFRRRRNQDRPSLLKKFREASWRFTFYLIAFIAGMAVIVDKPWFYDMKKVWEGYPIQSTIPSQYWYYMIELSFYWSLLFSIASDVKRKDFKEQIIHHVATIILISFSWFANYIRAGTLIMALHDSSDYLLESAKMFNYAGWKNTCNNIFIVFAIVFIITRLVILPFWILHCTVVYPLELYPAFFGYYFFNSMMGVLQLLHIFWAYLILRMAHKFITGKLVEDERSDREETESSEGDEAAAGGGAKSRPLANGHPILNNNHRKND, from the exons ATGCTCCAGACCTTGTATGACTACTTCTGGTGGGAACGGCTGTGGCTGCCTGTGAACTTAACCTGGGCTGATCTAGAAGACCGAGATGGACGTGTCTATGCCAAAGCCTCAGATCTCTatgtcacactacccctggccTTGCTCTTCCTCATCGTTCGATACTTCTTTGAGCT TTATGTGGCAACACCACTGGCTGCCCTCCTGAACGTAAAGGAGAAAACTCGGCTGCGGGCACCACCCAACCCCACCTTGGAGCATTTCTACCTGACCAGCGGAAAGCAGCCCAAACAA GCGGAGGTAGAGCTTTTGTCACGGCGGAGTGGGCTCTCTGGCCGCCAGGTAGAGCGCTGGTTCCGCCGCCGCCGCAACCAGGACCGGCCTAGTCTCCTCAAGAAGTTCCGGGAAGCCAG CTGGAGATTCACATTTTACCTGATTGCTTTCATTGCCGGCATGGCCGTCATTGTGGAT AAACCGTGGTTCTATGACATGAAGAAAGTTTGGGAGGGATATCCCATACAG aGCACCATCCCTTCCCAGTATTGGTACTATATGATTGAACTCTCTTTCTACTGGTCCCTGCTCTTCAGCATTGCCTCTGATGTCAAGCGAAAG GATTTCAAGGAACAGATCATCCACCATGTGGCCACCATCATCCTCATCAGCTTCTCCTGGTTTGCCAATTACATCCGCGCGGGGACTCTCATCATGGCTCTGCATGACTCTTCAGACTACCTCCTAGAG TCAGCCAAGATGTTTAACTATGCGGGATGGAAAAACACCTGCAACAACATCTTCATCGTCTTCGCCATTGTCTTCATCATCACCCGACTGGTCATCCTGCCCTTCTG GATCCTGCATTGCACCGTGGTGTACCCACTGGAGCTCTATCCTGCCTTCTTTGGCTATTACTTCTTCAATTCCATGATGGGAGTGCTACAGCTGCTGCATATCTTCTGGGCCTACCTCATTTTGCGCATGGCCCACAAGTTCATAACTGGAAAG CTGGTAGAAGATGAACGCAGTGACCGGGAAGAAACAGAGAGCTCAGAGGGGGATGAGGCTGCAGCTGGGGGAGGAGCAAAGAGCCGGCCCCTAGCCAACGGCCACCCCATCCTCAATAACAACCATCGTAAGAATGACTGA